A genome region from Drosophila simulans strain w501 chromosome 2R, Prin_Dsim_3.1, whole genome shotgun sequence includes the following:
- the LOC6739296 gene encoding titin isoform X3, whose product MAGEVLLVPPVASPAGCNTSNSQESSPHPDPVQQQLNSSVDSGIAVLEAESPTLRRRQRLHQCQRILQVLQRDQLTHQQLRDRLSKLANKKWRKEESSSEDHACNVCCADLDLSSAKNYVTCCTCGKSVCRGPKCADWRPKDAKWECQLCQSSKESLAHTSSWVAEQMSFNQHKFVYPMRARSEVYIPIVGDGNDSSMQFESVSQIGQTAHMDERAKIREYVEEIVAEMLGGNLDHVKVGQLSKSENYLPAIVNGHTNNNNNNNHADSELADLSQTRLRSLIETIIAETLRSSSLSASGAVSEISLDTRSHASELANGNGLKRRHRSEHYFEPKIYQDLLATAVLNKIADKEGNTRLAAESTPDLSGRHIDENFNAEALSTTSGSSIEPRSDCSLTDHEIGLDNGKSQSLQTDLERESVLSDYIAAHMVPLPDFSASVTESEDDIGSISSGMIGDGNWEDNWLFKKKRSSATPSSIGMLVPAPRENVRAQIGDKTTDEVSDLSEIGSDIEESSLDLLRCNDLNDRLLSKHLIGGQNTKMVLDELVDRTSLTSHTLPEENEPAFTETTNEFVVSPMAMPSDIKAPSPTPPPPPMIFQDDLLNEETDHTPIAAQGESEELSSLDGCTGFSTVEYIDEGQMHDTVPSVIEILAAMALGPMLAVPASEQPGAMTPSEMHTLKELSDLALAEINARTVDLVHAHSLDIIEEENTEPSEAGPEQHLDFVPHPSLEEITTSDQADVLPPPPQLKLISEIVLPPPIEMVQDINSMEPQCSAASAPDLEIPGQTAPVEIVPEMKTDVESVQIVPEITPPLDIVPEDQSNVESNQVVPTTESDVVHVPLPVESGPEIPVPIEIVPDPVVMVDSELHSVDPPEVINVALLDLEPLKPLDCDETETVPTLEGEGVDEGPVTNLVPGDPTASLPEQIPEMIADPIAEALPDPSPIPVPVDNGTQLDELGTIEADSHTTSVPMETVSVVEPQVPVETDAVTQSDPVNLLEPLDNVLEIPPSPVPIGSEPPNIAADSSPPLEVAEPVESTPIEVATVDSPQSVETELPTAVESLVSVGMLKDGESVDVIIGTDSIVVSQPQVEEASVDIEENQTVALVVNVSESQAIAVEAVSTIETISPPLPTEIDVPVKSIDVETSESPGATEPASVEPSEPVDIVSEIHNVPVNSSDHCESVPEANVNIPPMEVVPLENSPSMKLQDELPQTLESSAVDPPAAQPVALDPLPVTEVGPDVVLVEPPSFAETDPETMAIDNHVPMEIKPEPECSTIENPTPIESLAEAESIDVKNQINHIEQQTIPEEPQPTVPMNTIQPIEFIEEVACNAVDLIATTEAVNVDHSEPGEAAPISEVLEFHSSEGDLPEADSHAIESLPPPAEVIPTVSAESLSPSEPVEVVSPSAIVLDIQSQLPEQPEPMENATQIEIEEMVSPALVEIVPTTTEDLHQAESVVETACPVPAAEEVKPIEDSTAAIDKAPQIAPIQDEHSEKETPESVEVGLDTPNVAFVITTSVEVVPTAMEAVTIPTSDGSPTEMPEPPKSDCETAPLAAEEQEPNEALDKQPITADITLPEEIVSQDVNLEVSEPPASIDVKSQANLNDMESKEGLEVAVDVPQSNKDETLAEPIALDDAVPVEVVPQYAGVEVEVSDLEEATPATNNSTSGENPPEAVSELVDVEPTPHEEIHTESGKKDSQKSTDAVDLREDPLPVAAEVAPDIIALDPPSLVEVSPDTQAMAIGNIAPLDIIPEPEPIVIEQTVPVEKLESIVVESEPVAIDQPALLEPSVSAEVQDKVEPSPQSVVENKSVEEDSLKVSKGGEIVSMDPITPADVVPEQNFRVEEPIPSTEAISVEVIASEPFNTVVESVSVAQSPTIEDTTPEEVTQSVAVDTTDTEVALADPIQVDQKEPAVQVELVSQIETSDPQESPKDTAQVEGDSVDQATLPQVSETDSIAVEPSIPVKQNEDSVGDPLGSAENVLDVGPVDVDKSAPEEISGTDSVAVELSDPMERTLDSLGNTDLVAETESAGADTEICVDPSTPAESVSVNEGPEINQLEIGTSELKEEQLVESTTIDEQPSAVLEPLVLICQAECTNLDHALPENLVPQEQSVPTSLPTNLTIQTQPTDLKTQPSTEPILETETVDVEEVKPVKMGDSTVDKSQETEEMVLEVESSKGEPLEATELVTPEPVVYGVPNSETESTCADSMISANLVPQLDSVPLSEPENSEPHAFENPIPESVSSTENLLDPAQVLLQEDPVDMENLPGVPIVPDVQALELVPSPVGVTTQSADTNAIVPVETIMKPETEAPSPMDVETTQDLPAEALEPQESVPVAPAIPVEVVTETVHLTEETKDEMGKLDAEPAIPVEIVPEEQLLSSRNNVLVEKDTSSEPVEAHSDTVSIPVSVDTVDQKESNASEEAQFGEDILKNDDVILESVTANADLSSGAQLASIDQELKDPGTEGSIAEREVKKWYNAVEMPNNPYSPEALKQRISGTQERYMDVPNISPSAEQKALASAMTENPDPPAPKADYKRYSRDYYINNAPTSPDSTGSGKAATTSAAEDVEDIVINEARKASQPATEQDPPQESASVYKATPVQVLDESLDSQSNPSLYSLQTTTTNTSDESDTVRIYDFNKQETTVIRAAPAEQQPSDSTTSSMETAQAAPPSVSSSIDSSVSHKRERPVVLQFGPGDSVPTLGSPASTPTRGSTPPAFRFLQPKRRLIDPSQVLSVDEDDVPEPTTPAAEKPVIEDEVAHSMPSVKALAQAFLLTSKHTQPQRRWRAKVRIAAPPDTPDKPNTSLTKRHKLEHAVSMAEVADESTIASDLSSLETDPSIHSEATPPIASPASPVPVRHGFLRSNIAFFENLKFK is encoded by the exons CCAAAAA CTACGTGACATGTTGCACCTGCGGAAAATCGGTTTGCCGCGGGCCGAAATGCGCCGACTGGCGGCCCAAGGACGCCAAGTGGGAGTGCCAGCTGTGCCAGAGCTCCAAGGAGTCGCTGGCCCACACCTCCTCGTGGGTGGCCGAGCAAATGTCCTTCAACCAGCACAAGTTTGTCTATCCGATGAGGGCCAGGAGCGAGGTGTACATACCGATTGTGGGCGATGGCAACGACAGCAGCATGC AGTTCGAGAGCGTTAGCCAGATTGGACAAACCGCCCACATGGACGAACGGGCCAAGATCCGCGAGTACGTCGAGGAGATTGTGGCCGAAATGCTGGGCGGCAATTTGGACCACGTCAAAGTGGGGCAGCTGTCCAAGAGTGAGAACT ATCTGCCGGCCATCGTAAATGGCCAcaccaacaataataataacaacaaccatGCGGACTCCGAGCTGGCCGACCTCTCGCAGACCCGACTACGCAGTCTCATCGAGACCATCATAGCGGAGACCCTGCGGAGCTCCTCCCTCAGCGCCAGCGGAGCCGTCTCGGAGATCAGCCTGGACACCAGGTCCCACGCCTCCGAGCTGGCCAATGGCAACGGTCTGAAGCGGCGCCATCGCTCCGAGCACTACTTCGAGCCGAAGATCTACCAGGATCTGCTGGCCACAGCGGTGCTAAATAAG ATTGCGGATAAGGAAGGGAATACAAGGCTGGCGGCGGAGAGTACGCCGGACTTGAGTGGTCGCCACATTGACGAGAATTTCAATGCCGAAGCGCTGAGCACCACGTCCGGAAGCTCCATTGAACCACGGAGTGATTGCAGCCTCACCGATCATGAAATCGGACTGGAT AATGGCAAATCCCAATCCCTGCAAACGGACTTGGAGAGGGAATCCGTGCTTAGTGACTATATAGCCGCACACATGGTGCCACTGCCGGACTTTTCAGCATCCGTCACCGAATCCGAGGATG ATATTGGATCCATCTCCTCGGGCATGATCGGAGACGGAAACTGGGAGGACAACTGGCTGTTCAAGAAGAAGCGCAGCTCGGCCACTCCGAGCAGCATTGGCATGCTGGTGCCGGCGCCGAGGGAGAATGTACGTGCCCAGATTGGGGATAAGACCACCGACGAGGTGAGCGATCTCTCGGAGATAGGTTCGGACATCGAGGAGAGCTCTCTGGATCTGCTGCGCTGCAACGATCTCAACGATCGTCTGCTGAGCAAGCACCTCATTGGTGGCCAAAACACCAAGATGGTCCTCGACGAGCTCGTAGATCGCACCAGTCTCACGTCCCACACATTGCCGGAGGAGAATGAGCCCGCATTCACGGAGACAACCAATGAGTTTGTGGTGTCCCCGATGGCCATGCCCTCTGATATAAAGGCGCCGTCTCCGACGCCACCTCCGCCACCAATGATATTCCAGGATGACTTGTTGAACGAGGAGACAGACCACACTCCCATCGCAG CCCAAGGCGAATCCGAGGAGCTGTCCAGCCTCGATGGCTGCACTGGCTTTAGCACAGTCGAGTACATCGATGAGGGCCAGATGCACGATACTGTGCCATCGGTGATCGAGATCTTGGCAGCCATGGCCCTGGGACCCATGCTAGCTGTTCCGGCATCTGAACAGCCCGGTGCCATGACACCCAGTGAGATGCACACCCTCAAAGAACTGAGTGACTTGGCCCTCGCCGAGATCAACGCTCGCACCGTGGACCTGGTGCACGCCCACTCACTGGACATAATTGAAGAGGAGAACACGGAACCTTCAGAAGCTGGGCCAGAGCAACACCTTGACTTTGTCCCACATCCATCGCTCGAAGAGATTACAACTTCTGACCAAGCGGATGTGCTTCCACCTCCTCCACAATTAAAGCTAATATCTGAGATTGTACTGCCGCCGCCTATAGAAATGGTCCAAGATATCAATTCTATGGAACCTCAATGTTCTGCAGCAAGTGCCCCTGATTTAGAGATTCCAGGACAGACTGCGCCTGTGGAAATTGTTCCGGAGATGAAAACTGATGTAGAGTCCGTGCAGATTGTCCCAGAAATAACACCTCCTTTGGATATTGTACCAGAAGACCAATCTAACGTGGAATCAAATCAAGTAGTTCCAACAACAGAATCTGATGTTGTTCATGTGCCATTGCCTGTGGAATCTGGTCCAGAAATACCAGTGCCCATTGAAATCGTACCAGATCCCGTGGTAATGGTTGACTCCGAACTACACTCAGTGGATCCACCAGAAGTTATAAATGTCGCTTTGCTGGACTTGGAACCGCTAAAGCCTTTGGATTGCgatgaaactgaaactgtGCCAACTCTAGAAGGAGAAGGAGTGGATGAAGGCCCCGTAACCAACTTGGTTCCAGGTGATCCCACAGCAAGTTTACCAGAACAAATTCCGGAAATGATTGCAGATCCCATAGCAGAGGCACTTCCTGATCCTAGTCCCATACCTGTCCCAGTGGACAATGGTACACAATTGGATGAACTTGGAACAATTGAAGCTGATTCACATACTACATCAGTCCCAATGGAAACCGTTTCTGTAGTGGAACCCCAAGTGCCTGTAGAAACTGACGCCGTAACTCAATCTGATCCTGTGAACTTACTCGAGCCGCTGGATAATGTTTTAGAGATTCCACCTTCCCCAGTGCCAATAGGTTCAGAGCCTCCAAATATTGCAGCCGATTCATCGCCACCTTTAGAAGTTGCAGAGCCCGTGGAATCAACTCCTATAGAAGTTGCTACAGTGGATTCACCACAATCTGTAGAGACGGAACTACCAACGGCCGTGGAAAGTCTAGTCTCAGTAGGAATGCTTAAAGACGGTGAATCTGTTGATGTCATAATAGGAACTGACTCTATCGTAGTAAGCCAGCCACAAGTTGAAGAAGCTTCTGTGGACATAGAAGAAAATCAAACAGTGGCACTAGTTGTCAATGTTTCAGAATCGCAAGCAATTGCAGTAGAAGCCGTATCGACAATTGAAACGATAAGTCCACCACTTCCAACTGAAATTGACGTTCCAGTAAAGTCCATTGACGTGGAAACTTCAGAGTCTCCAGGAGCTACAGAACCTGCCTCAGTTGAACCATCAGAGCCCGTGGATATTGTTTCGGAAATACACAATGTTCCAGTTAACTCATCTGATCACTGTGAATCGGTCCCTGAAGCGAATGTGAATATACCACCTATGGAAGTAGTTCCACTTGAGAATAGCCCGTCCATGAAACTTCAAGACGAATTACCTCAAACATTGGAATCTAGTGCAGTGGACCCCCCAGCAGCACAGCCCGTTGCACTTGATCCCTTACCGGTTACAGAAGTAGGTCCGGACGTAGTTCTTGTGGAACCCCCATCGTTTGCGGAAACTGATCCAGAAACAATGGCAATTGACAACCATGTTCCTATGGAAATTAAACCTGAACCAGAATGTAGCACAATAGAAAATCCAACACCTATCGAAAGTTTAGCTGAAGCGGAGTCCATCGATGtgaaaaaccaaattaatcATATTGAACAGCAAACCATACCAGAAGAACCACAACCGACAGTCCCAATGAATACTATACAACCTATTGAATTCATTGAAGAAGTAGCATGCAACGCTGTAGATTTGATAGCCACCACTGAAGCTGTTAATGTTGATCACTCGGAGCCTGGAGAAGCAGCTCCTATAAGCGAAGTGCTGGAATTCCATAGTTCTGAAGGAGATCTCCCTGAAGCGGACTCTCACGCAATAGAATCATTACCACCACCAGCGGAAGTGATACCTACAGTATCTGCAGAATCGCTGTCTCCATCTGAACCTGTTGAGGTAGTTTCTCCATCTGCTATTGTATTGGATATCCAATCCCAATTACCGGAACAACCGGAGCCCATGGAAAATGCaactcaaattgaaattgaggAAATGGTATCCCCAGCACTCGTGGAGATTGTTCCTACCACAACAGAAGATTTACACCAAGCTGAATCCGTAGTGGAGACCGCTTGTCCCgttccagcagcagaagaagtgAAACCCATAGAAGATTCAACAGCTGCTATAGATAAGGCACCACAGATAGCACCTATTCAAGATGAACATTCGGAAAAGGAAACTCCAGAGTCAGTGGAAGTGGGTTTGGACACACCAAATGTGGCTTTTGTAATAACCACGTCTGTTGAAGTAGTTCCTACGGCTATGGAAGCTGTCACTATCCCTACATCAGATGGATCACCAACAGAAATGCCTGAACCCCCTAAAAGTGATTGTGAGACTGCACCTCTGGCAGCTGAAGAACAAGAACCAAACGAAGCTCTAGATAAGCAACCGATCACTGCTGATATCACACTTCCTGAAGAAATTGTTTCTCAAGATGTTAATCTTGAAGTCTCCGAACCGCCAGCATCAATAGATGTTAAATCCCAGGCAAACCTCAACGACATGGAATCTAAAGAAGGTTTAGAAGTTGCTGTAGATGTACCACAATCTAATAAAGATGAAACACTGGCGGAACCCATCGCACTGGATGATGCAGTACCTGTAGAAGTTGTTCCCCAATATGCAGGGGTCGAAGTAGAAGTATCAGATCTAGAAGAAGCAACGCCTGCGACAAATAATTCAACTTCAGGTGAAAATCCACCGGAGGCAGTGTCAGAATTGGTTGATGTAGAACCTACACCGCATGAGGAAATACATACAGAATCCGGTAAAAAAGATTCCCAAAAAAGTACTGATGCAGTGGATTTACGTGAAGATCCCCTACCGGTTGCAGCAGAAGTTGCTCCAGACATAATTGCCTTAGACCCCCCATCGCTTGTGGAAGTTAGCCCGGATACACAAGCAATGGCAATAGGAAACATTGCTCCTTTGGATATTATTCCAGAACCAGAACCCATCGTCATTGAACAAACAGTACCTGTGGAAAAACTGGAGTCTATCGTAGTGGAGAGTGAGCCTGTAGCAATTGACCAGCCAGCGCTGTTGGAACCATCCGTTTCTGCAGAAGTCCAAGATAAAGTTGAACCATCTCCGCAATCAGTTGTAGAAAACAAATCCGTCGAAGAGGATTCACTAAAAGTTAGTAAAGGGGGAGAAATAGTTTCAATGGATCCTATTACGCCTGCAGATGTGGTTCCTGAGCAGAATTTCCGCGTTGAGGAACCAATACCTTCTACTGAAGCCATCTCAGTTGAAGTAATAGCTTCTGAACCATTCAATACAGTGGTTGAATCAGTTTCAGTGGCTCAATCGCCAACTATTGAAGATACAACGCCGGAGGAAGTGACTCAATCTGTGGCCGTGGATACAACAGATACCGAAGTCGCATTGGCGGATCCCATCCAAGTTGATCAAAAGGAACCAGCTGTTCAGGTCGAACTCGTTTCTCAAATCGAAACTAGCGATCCACAAGAATCACCAAAAGATACTGCGCAGGTCGAAGGTGATTCAGTGGATCAGGCAACCCTTCCGCAAGTTTCAGAGACAGATTCTATCGCAGTGGAGCCATCTATTCCTGTCAAGCAAAACGAAGATTCCGTAGGGGATCCACTAGGAAGTGCAGAGAATGTGTTAGACGTGGGACCTGTTGATGTGGATAAATCGGCCCCTGAGGAAATTTCTGGGACTGATTCTGTCGCAGTGGAACTGTCGGATCCTATGGAGCGAACCTTAGATTCTTTAGGAAACACAGATTTGGTGGCAGAGACAGAATCTGCAGGCGCAGATACTGAAATCTGTGTGGACCCAAGCACTCCTGCAGAATCTGTGTCAGTTAATGAAGGCCCAGAAATCAATCAACTGGAAATAGGAACATCCGAGTTGAAGGAGGAGCAGTTGGTAGAATCGACGACCATCGATGAACAACCATCGGCTGTTTTGGAGCCCTTAGTTTTGATTTGCCAAGCGGAATGTACAAATCTGGATCATGCACTACCAGAGAACCTTGTTCCTCAAGAACAATCAGTTCCTACATCGTTACCAACTAATTTAACCATACAAACACAACCTACGGACTTGAAGACTCAACCATCTACGGAACCTATTCTAGAAACGGAAACTGTGGATGTAGAAGAGGTGAAGCCAGTTAAGATGGGAGATTCAACAGTAGATAAGTCGCAGGAAACTGAGGAAATGGTTTTGGAAGTGGAGAGCTCCAAGGGGGAACCTTTAGAAGCTACCGAGTTAGTCACTCCGGAGCCAGTTGTGTACGGAGTACCTAATTCCGAAACGGAATCTACCTGTGCAGATTCAATGATATCTGCTAACTTGGTTCCACAACTAGACTCAGTTCCTTTGTCTGAACCAGAGAATTCTGAACCGCATGCTTTTGAGAACCCCATTCCAGAATCAGTTTCAAGCACTGAGAATTTGCTAGATCCTGCACAAGTTCTTTTACAAGAAGATCCTGTCGATATGGAAAACCTACCGGGCGTGCCAATTGTTCCTGATGTACAGGCCCTTGAATTGGTACCCTCTCCTGTCGGAGTCACTACTCAATCTGCAGATACAAACGCCATAGTTCCTGTGGAAACTATTATGAAACCAGAAACGGAAGCTCCATCGCCTATGGATGTTGAAACTACTCAAGATTTACCAGCTGAAGCATTGGAACCCCAAGAGTCCGTGCCTGTAGCACCAGCAATACCAGTGGAGGTTGTTACTGAAACAGTACATCTCACAGAGGAAACCAAAGATGAGATGGGAAAATTGGATGCAGAACCAGCCATCCCAGTGGAAATCGTTCCAGAAGAACAACTTCTATCATCAAGAAATAACGTTCTAGTGGAAAAAGATACTTCATCCGAACCAGTTGAAGCTCATTCAGATACAGTATCTATTCCAGTGAGTGTGGACACCGTGGATCAAAAGGAGAGTAACGCTAGTGAGGAAGCGCAGTTTGGTGAAGATATTTTAAAGAACGATGATGTAATATTAGAATCAGTAACTGCGAATGCGGATTTATCAAGCGGTGCCCAACTTGCCAGTATAGACCAAGAATTAAAGGATCCGGGAACAGAAG GTTCCATTGCGGAACGCGAGGTGAAGAAGTGGTACAACGCCGTTGAGATGCCAAATAATCCGTACTCCCCGGAGGCCCTGAAGCAGCGCATCAGTGGCACCCAGGAGCGCTACATGGATGTGCCCAACATCAGTCCGAGTGCTGAGCAAAAGGCACTGGCATCGGCGATGACGGAAAATCCGGATCCGCCAGCGCCCAAAGCGGATTATAAGCG CTATAGCCGCGACTACTACATCAACAATGCTCCCACATCCCCTGACAGCACGGGGAGTGGAAAGGCCGCCACGACCAGCGCAGCCGAGGATGTGGAGGACATCGTGATCAACGAG GCTCGAAAGGCAAGCCAACCTGCCACTGAGCAGGATCCGCCGCAGGAATCGGCATCGGTATACAAAGCCACGCCCGTCCAAGTCCTGGATGAGTCCCTGGATTCGCAATCGAATCCCTCGCTGTACTCCCTGCAAACCACGACCACAAACACAAGCGATGAATCGGATACGGTTCGCATTTACGACTTTAACAAGCAGGAAACAACGGTTATCAGGGCTGCTCCAGCGGAGCAGCAGCCCAGCGACTCCACCACTTCCTCCATGGAGACCGCCCAGGCTGCTCCACCTTCGGTTTCTTCATCCATCGACTCATCAGTGTCCCACAAGCGGGAGCGTCCTGTGGTTCTTCAGTTCGGCCCAGGCGATTCGGTGCCAACATTAGGATCGCCTGCTAGTACGCCCACGCGGGGATCCACTCCGCCTGCTTTTAGATTCCTGCAGCCCAAACGTCGCCTCATCGATCCCAGTCAGGTGCTATCCGTCGACGAGGATGATGTG CCTGAACCCACAACTCCTGCGGCTGAGAAGCCCGTCATAGAAGATGAGGTGGCCCATTCCATGCCATCTGTTAAGGCTCTGGCGCAGGCATTCCTCCTGACCAGCAAGCACACACAACCCCAACGAAGATGGCGGGCCAAG GTTAGAATAGCAGCCCCGCCAGACACTCCAGATAAGCCGAACACGTCACTGACCAAGCGGCACAAACTGGAGCACGCCGTCTCCATGGCGGAAGTAGCCGATGAGTCTACGATCGCCTCGGACTTATCATCACTCGAAAC GGATCCTTCCATACATTCGGAGGCCACTCCACCTATAGCCTCACCGGCGAGTCCTGTGCCCGTGCGCCACGGATTCCTCCGGAGCAATATTGCTTTCTTTGAGAATTTAAAGTTCAAGTGA